The window TTGTTGGGACACCGCCAGCCCGACGAACGGAACGGCGCCTCGCGGATTCTGCGATCGGGCTCGAAGCGACGGCAGCCGGCTGGCGTGCCACGATGTGTCGATGAGCCGATCCACGCTTGACCGTGCGCGAGCGGGAGACGAGCAGGCTTTTCGAGAGCTCACCGACCCGCACCTTCGTGAGCTACACCTGCACTGCTACCGGATGCTCGGTTCGCTGAGTGATGCCGAGGACCTCCTGCAGGAAACACTGATCGCGGCGTGGCGCGGCCTGGACGGGTTCGCGGGTCATGCGTCGCTGCGGGCCTGGCTGTACCGCATCGCCACCAACCGCTGCCTCAACGCGATCCGTGACACCAGGCGGCGGCCGCCCACCGAGCCGGTACCGCCGTTCGATCCGTCCGAACCCTCGCGCCGCGGCGAGGTGACCTGGCTGCAGCCGTATCCGGATGCCTGGCTCGAACAGCTCGCCGACAAGAGGCCGGGGCCCGCGGCGCGCCATGAGGCTCGCGAAACGGTCGAGCTGGCGTTCATCGTAGCGCTGCAGCGGCTTCCACCGCGGCAGGCGGCCGCACTCCTCCTCTGTGACGTGCTCGGATTCGCCACTGCCGAAGCAGCGGTCATGCTCGACACCAGCCCCACCGCGGTCAAGGGTGTTCTGCAACGCGCTCGCGCATCTCTCGCGGGGTGCCGGAGCACGGCCGGTGAGGGTGCCGCCCCAGACCCCGGCTCTCCTGAGGCACGGGACCTCGCGCGACGCTTCGCCAACGCCTTCACCGCGGACGACATCGACGGCGTCGTCGCCCTGCTCACCGACGACGCCTGGCTGGCCATGCCACCGGCGCCCCACGAGTATCACGGTCGCGAGGCGATCGCGACCTTCCTGCGGACGAGCGCAACGTGGCGCGGGCGCCGCCGCTTCCGATTCGTGCCCACAGGGGCCAACACCCAGCCTGCCTTCGGCTGCTATCTCACCGAGTCCGACGGGTCGA of the Chloroflexota bacterium genome contains:
- a CDS encoding sigma-70 family RNA polymerase sigma factor; the protein is MSRSTLDRARAGDEQAFRELTDPHLRELHLHCYRMLGSLSDAEDLLQETLIAAWRGLDGFAGHASLRAWLYRIATNRCLNAIRDTRRRPPTEPVPPFDPSEPSRRGEVTWLQPYPDAWLEQLADKRPGPAARHEARETVELAFIVALQRLPPRQAAALLLCDVLGFATAEAAVMLDTSPTAVKGVLQRARASLAGCRSTAGEGAAPDPGSPEARDLARRFANAFTADDIDGVVALLTDDAWLAMPPAPHEYHGREAIATFLRTSATWRGRRRFRFVPTGANTQPAFGCYLTESDGSTAHPTGVLVLTISGNRISAVTRFLDEDLNSSFGLPATLD